A DNA window from candidate division WOR-3 bacterium contains the following coding sequences:
- the panB gene encoding 3-methyl-2-oxobutanoate hydroxymethyltransferase translates to MSQSLTQEKVTTRALLKMKMRGEKIVCLTAYDFPMARILDQAGVDLILVGDSAANVIYGMATTLTIGMEEMVYHTKAVAAGVKRALVVADMPFLSYQVSLERAVENAGRLLKAGAEAVKVEGAGPVLETVFRLVGYGIPVMGHLGLTPQAVHKLGGYRLQARKPEDQERLLKDAIELQKAGCFALVLEKVPKEVAKRVTMELKIPTIGIGAGPHCDGQVLVLQDMLGFFDEPRFKFVKRYAEIGEAVRQAVMSYVADVRAGRFPGEEHSF, encoded by the coding sequence ATGAGTCAATCGCTCACCCAAGAAAAGGTAACAACAAGAGCACTGCTCAAGATGAAGATGCGGGGCGAGAAGATAGTATGTCTCACCGCTTACGACTTTCCGATGGCAAGGATTCTTGATCAGGCAGGTGTTGATTTGATATTGGTGGGCGATTCGGCGGCAAATGTTATCTATGGAATGGCGACCACACTGACAATCGGGATGGAGGAGATGGTCTATCATACCAAGGCGGTGGCTGCGGGTGTGAAAAGGGCGCTCGTGGTTGCTGATATGCCCTTTCTTTCGTATCAGGTCTCCCTGGAGAGGGCGGTTGAGAATGCTGGAAGATTGCTTAAGGCAGGTGCTGAGGCGGTAAAGGTTGAGGGTGCCGGTCCGGTTTTGGAAACCGTCTTCAGGCTGGTGGGATACGGAATCCCGGTTATGGGGCACCTTGGTCTGACACCCCAGGCGGTGCATAAATTAGGTGGTTACCGGCTCCAGGCGCGTAAACCTGAGGATCAGGAGAGGCTTTTAAAAGATGCTATAGAGTTACAAAAGGCAGGTTGTTTTGCGCTGGTATTGGAAAAGGTGCCCAAGGAGGTGGCAAAGAGGGTGACGATGGAGTTGAAGATACCGACAATAGGCATTGGCGCCGGTCCGCACTGTGATGGCCAGGTCTTGGTTTTGCAGGATATGCTCGGGTTTTTTGATGAGCCCCGGTTCAAGTTTGTAAAGCGTTATGCCGAGATTGGGGAGGCAGTTCGTCAGGCGGTGATGAGTTATGTTGCCGATGTCCGTGCGGGTAGGTTTCCCGGGGAGGAGCACAGTTTTTAG
- the panC gene encoding pantoate--beta-alanine ligase: MRVVKTVKTMQRVAEQLRSEGRVGFVPTMGALHQGHLKLMEVARERCDRLVVSIFVNPIQFGPKEDYRFYPRDLQRDLRLVKQVGADVVFYPDVKEMYPKGYATYVEVEGLTRYLCGRSRPGHFRGVTTVVAKLFNIVKPHLAVFGQKDAQQAFVIKRMVKDLNYDIEVLVVPTVREKDGLAMSSRNVYLNSKEREEAPVLYRALKLAEGLIRNGERDAKRVKGAMRSLIREESEGRIDYIEIVDTNRLEPVKKLKGEVLIALAVYFGKARLIDNIIVKV; this comes from the coding sequence ATGCGGGTGGTAAAGACGGTTAAAACGATGCAGCGAGTTGCTGAGCAATTGCGTAGCGAAGGGAGGGTGGGGTTTGTGCCGACAATGGGCGCCCTGCATCAGGGGCATCTGAAACTAATGGAGGTTGCCCGAGAGAGATGCGACCGGCTGGTGGTTTCCATATTTGTCAATCCGATTCAGTTCGGACCTAAGGAGGACTACCGTTTTTATCCGCGTGACCTGCAACGAGATTTGCGGCTGGTGAAACAGGTGGGGGCGGATGTGGTTTTCTATCCAGATGTCAAGGAGATGTATCCGAAGGGATATGCCACCTATGTGGAGGTGGAAGGTCTGACACGGTATCTGTGTGGGCGATCGCGCCCTGGGCATTTCCGCGGAGTGACGACAGTGGTGGCAAAGCTTTTTAATATTGTCAAACCTCATCTGGCGGTGTTTGGGCAGAAGGATGCCCAGCAGGCTTTTGTGATAAAGCGGATGGTGAAGGATTTGAATTATGACATTGAGGTCCTGGTGGTGCCAACTGTCCGCGAAAAGGACGGTCTGGCAATGAGTTCGCGGAATGTGTATCTAAACAGCAAGGAGCGGGAAGAGGCGCCCGTGCTCTATCGCGCCCTGAAATTAGCCGAGGGATTGATTCGGAATGGTGAGCGGGATGCAAAGAGGGTGAAGGGGGCGATGCGAAGTCTCATCAGGGAGGAGTCTGAAGGGAGAATTGATTACATTGAGATTGTTGATACCAACCGCTTGGAGCCGGTAAAGAAGCTGAAGGGGGAGGTGCTAATCGCTTTGGCGGTATATTTTGGCAAGGCGAGGCTGATTGACAATATTATCGTCAAGGTTTAG
- a CDS encoding deoxynucleoside kinase produces MGVGVHLIAVEGAIGVGKTALAELLARRLQARLVCEDIEENPFLEKFYKDPREFAFQTQIFFLLARHRQLQGILQTEMVLVEGALFPQPVVITDYIFDKDRIYATLNLTEPELALYYRLYELFKKDIPRPDLVIYLQAQPELLLSRIRQRARQFEVDLDMDYLKALTDLYNSFFLHYEEAPVFIVNTDRLDFVNHPDEFDELFKAILEHRSGRKFYSPQGRKR; encoded by the coding sequence ATGGGCGTAGGCGTTCATCTCATAGCGGTAGAGGGGGCGATAGGGGTAGGTAAGACCGCCCTGGCAGAGCTTCTTGCCCGACGCCTCCAGGCGCGACTGGTCTGCGAAGATATTGAAGAGAATCCATTCTTAGAGAAATTTTACAAGGATCCCAGGGAGTTTGCCTTTCAGACGCAGATATTTTTCCTGCTCGCCCGGCATCGGCAGTTGCAGGGGATATTGCAGACAGAGATGGTTTTAGTTGAGGGGGCGCTCTTCCCCCAGCCGGTGGTGATTACTGATTACATCTTTGATAAAGACAGGATTTACGCCACCTTAAACCTTACCGAACCGGAACTGGCGCTCTATTACCGACTGTACGAACTTTTCAAAAAGGACATTCCGAGACCAGACTTGGTGATCTATCTGCAAGCCCAACCTGAGCTCCTCCTGAGCAGGATTCGGCAGCGGGCAAGGCAATTTGAGGTGGATCTTGACATGGATTATCTCAAAGCACTCACCGACCTTTACAACTCGTTTTTCCTTCATTATGAGGAGGCACCAGTTTTTATTGTCAACACCGACCGGCTTGATTTTGTCAATCACCCTGATGAGTTTGATGAGCTTTTCAAGGCAATTCTTGAACATCGTTCGGGAAGGAAATTCTATTCGCCCCAAGGGAGGAAAAGGTAA